The following proteins are encoded in a genomic region of Methanobrevibacter gottschalkii DSM 11977:
- a CDS encoding Gfo/Idh/MocA family oxidoreductase: MKKIITYGTFDLFHKGHYNILKRAKMYGDYLIVGVTGENYDIGRGKLNVNDSLATRIENVQKTGFADEIIVEEYLGQKIGDIIKYDIDSFVIGDDWKGKFDHLSKYCNMIYLERTKGISSTQIREETFNQYTIGIVCDFVDDNQIINEAKLVNGFEVKNIFCEDEEIKNKFQEKYHLENSCEEFSELLELSDIIYVRCNISKRFNYIQKALNAGKHVIYDPPATFNYNELDELIHLAEQKNVILMENIKMVHIYVFNQLLWMTQGGLIGDILSFNCSISKIDINRPNLFYDLSVYTLLPMLKIMGQDYEKYDFIVKKDGEDIEFASMNFVYSNGRSIINVGNKIRVDNQLEIIGTEGTIRMKGEWWRSRNFEIHYPESQEIQLYNTNFEGNGFKYLLRELSRMLDNNRIDTRSIFKDESLKIVKILEQVKKIENNNGD; this comes from the coding sequence ATGAAGAAAATTATTACATATGGAACATTTGATTTATTCCATAAAGGACATTATAACATATTAAAAAGAGCTAAGATGTACGGTGATTACTTAATTGTAGGAGTCACTGGAGAAAATTATGATATAGGTCGTGGAAAATTAAATGTTAATGATTCTCTTGCAACAAGAATTGAAAATGTTCAAAAAACTGGTTTTGCAGATGAAATAATTGTTGAAGAATATCTTGGACAAAAAATTGGCGATATAATAAAATATGATATTGATTCTTTTGTAATTGGTGATGATTGGAAAGGAAAATTTGATCATTTATCTAAATATTGTAATATGATTTATCTTGAGCGAACTAAAGGTATCTCAAGTACACAAATCCGTGAAGAAACATTTAATCAATATACTATAGGTATTGTTTGTGATTTTGTTGACGATAATCAAATTATCAATGAAGCAAAATTGGTTAATGGATTTGAAGTAAAAAATATTTTTTGTGAAGATGAAGAAATTAAAAATAAATTTCAAGAGAAATATCATTTAGAAAATTCATGTGAAGAATTTTCAGAATTGTTAGAATTATCCGATATTATTTATGTTCGTTGCAATATCTCCAAAAGATTCAATTATATTCAAAAAGCTTTAAATGCAGGTAAACATGTGATATATGACCCACCTGCAACATTTAATTATAATGAATTAGATGAACTAATACACTTAGCAGAACAAAAAAATGTAATTTTAATGGAAAATATTAAAATGGTGCATATTTATGTATTTAATCAATTGTTATGGATGACACAAGGTGGACTAATTGGAGATATATTAAGTTTTAACTGTTCAATTTCTAAAATTGATATAAATCGTCCTAATTTATTTTATGATTTAAGTGTTTATACATTATTACCTATGTTAAAAATCATGGGTCAAGATTATGAAAAGTATGATTTCATTGTAAAAAAAGATGGAGAAGATATTGAATTTGCATCAATGAATTTTGTTTATTCTAATGGAAGATCAATTATTAATGTTGGAAATAAAATTCGTGTTGATAATCAATTAGAGATTATCGGGACTGAAGGAACTATTAGGATGAAAGGCGAATGGTGGAGAAGTAGGAACTTTGAAATTCATTATCCAGAGTCACAGGAAATACAGTTATATAATACAAATTTTGAAGGAAATGGATTTAAATATCTATTACGTGAGTTATCCAGAATGTTAGATAATAATCGTATTGATACTAGAAGTATTTTTAAAGATGAATCTTTAAAAATTGTTAAAATTTTAGAACAAGTTAAAAAAATTGAGAACAATAATGGAGATTGA
- a CDS encoding pyridoxal-phosphate-dependent aminotransferase family protein, whose product MKHLFTIGPVEMYPETLKIGGKQVPYFRNDEFSNIILSINKGLKKLLFNKNGEIILLTSSGTGAMEATIMNCFTKEDNLIIINGGSFGHRFTQICDVHGIPYESVNIIFGETLTREMIEDKLNNGKFTGLLVNLDETSNGQLYDIKMLSDVCKKNNLVFVVDAISAFLADEVNMDKYSIDAVILSSQKALSLAPGLSIVALSEKMLKRVEVIDSESIYFDFKDYLKNAERGQTPFTPAVRVIIELEDMIKRLEKKGIYNIIKHTNDIASYFRKRVNEIGLEYPSYPLSNAVTPIIFPKNNADLVYKRLIEDYGFVVNPSGGNFAKSMFRVSHVGNQSIEDCEELILAISEIIKKL is encoded by the coding sequence ATGAAACATTTATTTACTATTGGACCAGTTGAAATGTATCCGGAAACATTAAAAATTGGTGGAAAACAAGTACCTTATTTTAGAAATGATGAATTTTCTAATATCATATTATCTATTAATAAAGGATTAAAAAAATTATTATTTAATAAAAATGGTGAAATAATCTTACTAACATCTTCAGGAACAGGTGCTATGGAAGCAACAATTATGAACTGCTTTACAAAAGAAGATAATTTAATAATTATTAATGGAGGTTCATTTGGTCATCGTTTTACTCAAATATGTGATGTACATGGGATTCCATATGAATCTGTTAATATTATTTTTGGTGAAACATTAACTAGAGAAATGATTGAAGATAAATTAAATAATGGTAAATTTACTGGTTTGCTTGTAAATTTAGATGAAACATCAAATGGTCAATTATATGATATAAAAATGTTATCTGATGTTTGTAAAAAAAATAATTTAGTTTTTGTTGTTGATGCCATTAGTGCTTTTTTAGCCGATGAAGTAAATATGGATAAATATTCTATTGATGCTGTTATTTTAAGTTCTCAAAAAGCTTTATCATTAGCTCCAGGTTTATCAATAGTAGCTTTAAGTGAAAAAATGTTAAAAAGAGTAGAAGTTATTGATTCAGAATCCATCTATTTTGATTTTAAAGATTATTTAAAAAATGCTGAACGTGGACAAACACCTTTTACTCCAGCTGTACGAGTTATTATTGAGCTTGAAGATATGATTAAACGCTTAGAAAAAAAAGGCATATATAACATTATAAAACATACAAATGATATTGCTTCTTACTTTAGAAAAAGAGTTAATGAAATTGGACTTGAATATCCTTCATATCCACTGTCTAATGCAGTTACACCTATAATTTTCCCAAAAAATAATGCTGACTTAGTATATAAAAGATTAATTGAAGATTATGGATTTGTTGTTAATCCAAGTGGTGGTAACTTTGCTAAATCAATGTTTCGTGTTTCACATGTTGGAAACCAATCTATTGAAGATTGTGAAGAATTAATTTTAGCAATATCTGAAATAATCAAAAAATTATAA
- a CDS encoding LicD family protein: MNSIQKNLFQLLVEFDEICKKYDIKYLLAAGASLGAVRNHRFMPWDDDIDLYITRENWNKLRHILETEKDVLPNGRSFVYKENTPYYSNPLPRYINDTTTTMYRNQALAGKACGQHLEIFIFDPIPRGEKEKQKYLDLLHVYTELLSPYFIVNKHATYEDWEKHYKLYKKYCDRIDKEGEEKVLNELENTLQQYSIEDCDEYCMCWGTKDYIYDKELFQEGQMGLFEGKEFPIGKHPEGILRIAYGDSWMYIPEIDEQIVHGGIKYDNISFKEYTDKYLHKINRDSAFEKFKINKRNNVDLYNVREKVRMLIAKEKVQVGCMHFKNNLKENEELLRSLLENGDYLELSERFEEYSILQSMNEVQKFKIFVPITDKNLATFLLNLLKQGKYYQINKYLNIRKLNESPLTKELITIENEVEFCRKLSIARYDNKDEELVQSIIDKYDGIFSDLLDIYRAKLWIKEINAKSSKDYKDINNLCNEILKKYPFDGETMAIQAKAKSELGQENESLELYKKSILNTRNGLIWQKVEDESGISRMEMERELIEEEN; this comes from the coding sequence ATGAACTCCATACAGAAAAATTTATTTCAATTACTTGTTGAATTTGATGAAATTTGTAAAAAGTATGATATCAAATATCTTTTAGCAGCTGGTGCTTCATTAGGTGCAGTTAGAAATCATAGATTTATGCCATGGGATGATGATATTGATTTATATATTACAAGGGAGAATTGGAATAAATTAAGACATATTTTAGAAACAGAAAAAGATGTTCTTCCTAATGGCCGTTCTTTTGTTTATAAAGAAAATACTCCATATTATTCCAATCCACTTCCAAGATATATCAATGATACCACAACAACAATGTACAGAAACCAAGCATTAGCTGGAAAAGCATGTGGACAACATTTAGAAATATTTATTTTTGATCCTATTCCTCGTGGCGAGAAAGAAAAACAAAAATACCTTGATTTATTACATGTTTATACAGAATTACTTTCACCTTATTTTATAGTAAATAAACATGCTACTTATGAAGATTGGGAAAAACATTACAAGCTCTATAAAAAGTATTGTGATAGAATAGATAAAGAAGGTGAAGAAAAAGTATTGAACGAACTTGAAAATACATTGCAGCAATACTCAATTGAAGATTGTGATGAATATTGTATGTGTTGGGGAACAAAAGATTATATTTATGATAAAGAACTTTTCCAGGAAGGACAAATGGGACTGTTTGAAGGTAAAGAATTTCCGATTGGTAAACATCCAGAAGGTATTCTTAGAATTGCTTATGGTGATAGTTGGATGTATATTCCTGAAATTGATGAACAAATTGTTCATGGTGGAATAAAATATGATAATATCTCTTTCAAAGAATATACTGATAAATATCTTCATAAAATAAATCGTGATTCTGCATTTGAAAAATTTAAGATTAATAAACGAAATAATGTAGATTTATATAATGTTCGTGAAAAAGTACGAATGTTAATTGCAAAAGAAAAAGTCCAAGTTGGATGCATGCATTTCAAAAATAATTTAAAAGAAAATGAAGAGTTATTGCGTTCATTATTAGAAAATGGAGATTATTTAGAATTATCTGAACGATTTGAGGAATATTCAATTTTGCAATCAATGAATGAAGTGCAAAAATTTAAAATTTTTGTTCCAATTACAGATAAAAATCTTGCAACATTTTTATTAAATTTATTGAAACAAGGAAAATATTATCAAATAAATAAATATTTAAATATTCGTAAATTAAATGAATCTCCACTTACTAAAGAGTTAATAACTATTGAAAATGAAGTTGAATTTTGTAGGAAATTATCAATAGCTCGATATGATAATAAAGATGAAGAATTAGTTCAAAGTATCATTGATAAATATGACGGCATATTCTCAGATTTATTAGATATTTATAGAGCAAAATTATGGATTAAAGAAATTAATGCAAAATCTAGTAAAGATTATAAAGATATTAATAATTTATGTAATGAAATATTAAAAAAATATCCATTTGATGGAGAGACAATGGCTATACAAGCAAAAGCTAAATCTGAATTAGGCCAGGAAAATGAATCATTAGAACTTTATAAAAAATCTATTTTAAATACTAGAAATGGATTAATATGGCAAAAAGTTGAAGACGAAAGTGGAATTAGCCGTATGGAAATGGAACGTGAATTAATTGAGGAGGAAAATTAA
- a CDS encoding GNAT family N-acetyltransferase encodes MIIECTNDNIKTVFNYIGEDYGKCLYIFIDLKKYGLDDDNFNVWIQYNNDKICAIISEYYNGIQIYSKFEDLIIEEIVKFIKQKDVKTLFSIKPIINKINEFLPNYKQETGIVGELKKLIFEPNVHAYSAPISELEEIVKLVSEDENIGKPYGYDSLFSQYYERKTSNFGRNFVLRDKINNEIICHAGTYAELPEFAVIGGVITSKQYRGKGFSKGTLSALCHQLKSENKRVFSYYYIPSATKMHTSVGFKKIEEWSKLSKID; translated from the coding sequence ATGATAATCGAATGTACAAATGACAATATTAAAACTGTATTTAATTATATTGGGGAAGATTATGGAAAATGTTTATATATTTTCATCGATTTAAAAAAATATGGTTTGGATGATGATAATTTTAATGTTTGGATTCAGTATAATAATGATAAAATTTGTGCCATAATTAGTGAATACTATAATGGAATCCAGATTTATAGTAAATTTGAAGATCTCATAATTGAAGAAATCGTCAAATTTATTAAACAAAAAGATGTTAAAACATTATTTTCAATTAAACCAATTATTAATAAAATTAATGAATTTTTACCCAATTATAAACAAGAAACTGGAATAGTTGGTGAGTTAAAAAAATTGATTTTTGAACCAAATGTCCATGCATATTCAGCACCAATATCTGAATTAGAAGAAATTGTCAAATTAGTTTCAGAAGATGAAAATATTGGAAAACCCTATGGATATGATTCATTATTTTCACAGTATTATGAAAGAAAAACCAGTAATTTTGGTCGTAATTTTGTTTTACGTGATAAAATTAATAATGAAATTATCTGTCATGCTGGTACCTATGCTGAACTTCCAGAATTTGCAGTGATAGGTGGTGTGATTACTTCAAAACAATACCGAGGAAAAGGATTTTCTAAAGGAACATTATCTGCTCTTTGTCATCAATTAAAATCTGAAAATAAACGTGTTTTTTCATACTATTACATTCCATCTGCAACAAAAATGCACACTTCTGTTGGATTTAAAAAAATAGAAGAATGGTCTAAATTATCAAAAATTGATTAA
- a CDS encoding universal stress protein, translated as MYKKILLPTDGSGYADQEIDRVTRLINEDGEIIILSVAPKLSTSAFQRRKDIEQLNKTFFEEAEDVVEKMKNKFPENYNIKTITKYGFPAETITNTAKEEGAELIVISASGKSGIHQFVIGSVAEKVLKLSEIDVLLVHNK; from the coding sequence ATGTATAAAAAAATTCTATTGCCAACTGACGGATCAGGGTATGCAGATCAGGAAATTGACAGAGTAACCAGATTAATAAATGAAGATGGTGAAATAATAATTTTATCTGTTGCTCCCAAATTATCAACCAGCGCTTTTCAAAGAAGAAAAGACATTGAACAACTTAATAAGACATTTTTTGAAGAAGCGGAAGATGTTGTTGAAAAAATGAAAAATAAGTTTCCTGAAAATTACAATATTAAAACCATTACAAAATATGGTTTTCCAGCTGAAACAATTACCAATACTGCTAAAGAAGAAGGTGCTGAGTTAATTGTAATTTCTGCTTCAGGAAAAAGTGGAATTCATCAATTTGTAATCGGAAGTGTAGCTGAAAAAGTTCTTAAACTTTCAGAAATTGATGTATTATTAGTTCACAACAAATAA